From the uncultured Flavobacterium sp. genome, the window AAAAGTTAGTATTTAAGGTTATGAAATTCTTAAAGAATACTCCTTCTAATCCAAAACTCAACTCTTTTCTCTTTGCAAAACCTAAATCTAAATTTTCTCCTCTTATGGCATCTGTACTTCTGTTAAGAGCTCCATCTCTCCAACTGAACCAAGACCCATTTGTTTGATTATAAATACTTTCATATAAATAATAATCTGAAACATCTAAATCTGTATTTAAAACTCCCGCCGAAACACTCAATTTTAAACTATTAACAGCTGTCAAGTCTTTCATGAAATTTTCTTCAGATAATTTCCATCCTAAAGACATGGTTGGAGAAAATGCTTCACGGTTACCTTCGGCAAATTTGGCAGAATGCACATATGCACCGTTAAATTCTGCAAAGTATTTTTGATCAAAATTGTAAGATAAATTTAAACCTAAATTAGCATTACTTGTTTTATGATAAACACCGGACAAACTCTGTTGAAATCCTGACCCAATAAGCATTGCTGATAAATTATTATGTTCATTTATTTTTTTTACATAATTAAACTGCCCGGAAAAAGCAACCGTTTGAGAAAGAGCACTTCCACTGATATTCTCAATACCCGTTTTTGAATCTTTTCCATACTTTGTTAAGGATGTAATCTGATCCTTGCCTGCATAGTTATTCCACGATGCTTCATAAGTCGCATAACTATTATTATAAGATTGGTTGTACGAATTAGAATAATCAACTGCAAAATCAGTATGAAATGTCAGCCCGTTAATGACATCGCCTAACTCAACATTAATGCCTGTATTAAATTGAAACTGACGACTTGTGAAGGTGTTGTGACCTCCGGCATATATAGCTGCAAAAGGATTGGTAGGATTAAGCTGTGTACCGCCTAATAAATATTTTCCGTCAACTATATAATTACTGTTTTTTACAAGAGTCATTGATGCATCATCACTAGATTCAATCATACTAATGGGTACTAACGGACTAAATAAATAAGGGCGCAAAGTGGCAGCACTGCTCCAGTAGTTTGTATTTACTCCTCTTGAATTACTGTATATTGCATTTGTCCCGATTGTTGCTGAAATGCGGTCATTAATTCGAAGATCTACATTTCCTCTGACATTAAATCTGTTATTATTATTTTTTGCAGCTTCACCAAAATCTTGTAAAGGATCTTCTTGTGTCGAAAAATTAACAACGGTATAGTATCGTGCCGATTTATTTCCTCCTGTTATCTCAACATTTGCATCGTAATTAAAGTAAAACTTCTTAACGTATTCCGGCGCATAATAATTAACATCTGCATATCTATATGGATTTTTACCTGTTGAATAATTATAAATAGTTTCATCAGAATATGTTGGATCTAAACCATCATTAACACGAGCTTGATTATAATAATGCATATATTCTGCAGAACCTAAATATT encodes:
- a CDS encoding SusC/RagA family TonB-linked outer membrane protein, with amino-acid sequence YLGSAEYMHYYNQARVNDGLDPTYSDETIYNYSTGKNPYRYADVNYYAPEYVKKFYFNYDANVEITGGNKSARYYTVVNFSTQEDPLQDFGEAAKNNNNRFNVRGNVDLRINDRISATIGTNAIYSNSRGVNTNYWSSAATLRPYLFSPLVPISMIESSDDASMTLVKNSNYIVDGKYLLGGTQLNPTNPFAAIYAGGHNTFTSRQFQFNTGINVELGDVINGLTFHTDFAVDYSNSYNQSYNNSYATYEASWNNYAGKDQITSLTKYGKDSKTGIENISGSALSQTVAFSGQFNYVKKINEHNNLSAMLIGSGFQQSLSGVYHKTSNANLGLNLSYNFDQKYFAEFNGAYVHSAKFAEGNREAFSPTMSLGWKLSEENFMKDLTAVNSLKLSVSAGVLNTDLDVSDYYLYESIYNQTNGSWFSWRDGALNRSTDAIRGENLDLGFAKRKELSFGLEGVFFKNFITLNTNFFANEVTGNVIQASTLYPNYFVTNFPNTSFLPYINYNNDKRIGFDFDVRFNKKVGNVDLALGFTGTYINTEASKRAELYSESYQNRQGKALDALWGLRSAGFFRDAQDISSSPSQTFGQVKPGDIKYIDQNGDGIIDNRDEVYLGKAGWNGAPFTFGINFTSKWNNFTFFTIFTGQTGAYAMKNSSYFWMDGEDKYSINVRDSWTEENKDTAIYPRLTSLNGDNNFRSSDFWMYSTNRVNLSKVQLTYDFPKKTLQKTFFNELSVYALGSNLLTLSQNRDVMELSIGGAPQTRYYNLGLKALF